The following proteins come from a genomic window of Leisingera daeponensis DSM 23529:
- a CDS encoding aldehyde dehydrogenase family protein, which produces MSAFLKDGLARNFLAGAWVEGDGGARITVEDPGNGQHVGDCALAGEETLAKALEAARTSFERGDLSAMKPARRGQLMQRIAAEIRGIADEGAELLCRESGKSLSAAHDEFEEAAQYFEYYGGMADKIEGKSIPLGPDYADYTVCEPYGVSAQIVPWNFPVSIAARSLAPAMAAGNSVIIKSPELDPMALAMLGVALERAEVPAGTVSILNGIGADLGARLVESPAVDQIVFTGSVPTGQAILRAAANPVTPALMELGGKSAAVAFEDANLDTLMSSLQSGIFYNAGQVCSAMSRVLVHRSIYGEAVERAAALANGLSVGHGLENPGLTPVISARQLDGIETLTATARQSGARAASGGARLEREGYFMAPTILADVDPAARVAQEEIFGPVTCFTPFDTEAEAIAMANGTEFGLVAGVFTRDLARAHRVANRLRAGQVFVNEWFAGGISTPFGGVGKSGFGREKGLEALYNYVRTKNIAISLKG; this is translated from the coding sequence ATGAGTGCCTTTCTGAAAGACGGGCTGGCCAGGAATTTCCTGGCCGGTGCCTGGGTCGAGGGCGACGGCGGTGCGCGCATCACCGTTGAGGACCCGGGCAACGGCCAGCACGTGGGCGACTGCGCGCTGGCGGGCGAGGAAACCCTGGCAAAGGCGCTGGAGGCGGCGCGGACAAGTTTCGAGCGCGGCGACCTGAGCGCCATGAAACCCGCCAGGCGCGGCCAGCTGATGCAACGCATCGCGGCGGAGATCCGGGGCATTGCGGATGAGGGCGCAGAGCTGTTGTGCCGGGAAAGCGGCAAGAGCCTGAGCGCGGCGCATGACGAGTTTGAAGAGGCCGCGCAGTATTTCGAATACTACGGCGGCATGGCCGACAAGATCGAGGGCAAGTCGATCCCGCTCGGCCCCGATTACGCCGACTACACGGTTTGTGAGCCTTACGGCGTTTCTGCCCAGATCGTGCCGTGGAACTTCCCGGTGTCGATTGCGGCGCGGTCGCTGGCGCCTGCGATGGCGGCGGGCAATTCGGTGATCATCAAGTCGCCGGAACTGGACCCGATGGCGTTGGCGATGCTGGGCGTGGCGCTGGAACGTGCCGAAGTTCCCGCAGGCACGGTGTCGATCCTGAACGGTATCGGCGCGGACCTGGGCGCGCGGCTGGTGGAAAGCCCGGCGGTGGATCAGATCGTCTTCACCGGTTCGGTCCCGACCGGCCAGGCGATCCTGCGTGCCGCTGCAAATCCGGTGACGCCCGCGCTGATGGAGCTGGGCGGCAAATCCGCTGCGGTGGCCTTTGAGGACGCCAATCTGGACACGCTGATGTCCAGCTTGCAAAGCGGTATCTTCTACAACGCGGGTCAGGTCTGCTCTGCCATGTCGCGGGTGCTGGTGCACCGGTCGATCTATGGCGAGGCGGTGGAGCGTGCCGCCGCGCTGGCAAACGGCCTCAGCGTCGGGCATGGCTTGGAAAACCCGGGCCTGACCCCGGTGATCTCGGCCCGGCAGCTGGACGGCATCGAGACCCTGACCGCCACCGCCCGCCAAAGCGGCGCGCGCGCCGCCTCGGGCGGTGCCCGGCTGGAGCGTGAGGGGTATTTCATGGCGCCGACCATCCTGGCGGATGTGGACCCGGCAGCCCGGGTGGCGCAGGAGGAGATTTTCGGCCCCGTCACCTGCTTCACGCCCTTCGATACGGAGGCCGAGGCGATTGCCATGGCCAACGGCACCGAGTTCGGGCTGGTGGCCGGCGTCTTCACCCGCGATCTGGCGCGGGCGCACCGGGTGGCGAACCGTCTGCGGGCCGGACAGGTGTTCGTGAACGAATGGTTCGCGGGCGGCATCTCCACCCCGTTCGGAGGGGTCGGCAAATCGGGCTTCGGGCGCGAGAAGGGCTTGGAGGCGCTGTATAACTACGTGCGCACCAAGAACATCGCGATTTCGCTGAAGGGCTGA
- the repB gene encoding plasmid partitioning protein RepB yields MARKGILSTALSSPAASAGGPKPKMMPRGAVGALQSSLSKLQESAVQEIDTALIDDAGYEDRLGMDGAAFNQLKDSLKTYGQQVPVLLRPHSKTPGRFEIVYGRRRLKALRELGLPVKAMVRQLDDHALVMAQGQENTSRQDLSFIEKAAFAAQLQADGYGRQTIAAALSIDLPMVSRMLKVGTAFDLPFLRAIGSAPGIGRDRWMMLVKLFDDPAARSRAITRTNRPDFTTFDSDGRFEAVLKHAQDVPQEVKPAPAPPKSRPLPGSNGAEVAGIKTTAKGITLTIAAKDAPGFDAWFDANAEEIMAELHGRWQQDQPEQPED; encoded by the coding sequence ATGGCACGCAAAGGCATTCTCAGCACGGCACTCAGCAGCCCGGCAGCATCCGCTGGCGGGCCGAAACCCAAGATGATGCCGCGCGGCGCGGTCGGGGCGCTGCAATCCTCGCTCAGCAAGCTGCAGGAAAGCGCGGTGCAGGAAATCGACACGGCCCTGATCGACGACGCCGGCTACGAGGACCGGCTGGGCATGGACGGCGCGGCCTTCAACCAGCTGAAGGACAGCCTGAAGACCTATGGCCAGCAGGTGCCGGTGCTGCTGCGGCCGCACTCCAAGACGCCGGGGCGGTTTGAAATCGTCTATGGCCGCCGCCGCCTGAAGGCGCTGCGCGAGCTGGGCCTGCCCGTCAAGGCGATGGTGCGGCAGCTGGACGACCACGCGCTGGTGATGGCGCAGGGCCAGGAAAACACCTCGCGCCAGGACCTCAGCTTTATCGAAAAGGCCGCCTTTGCGGCGCAGTTGCAGGCCGATGGCTATGGACGGCAGACAATTGCCGCCGCGCTGTCCATCGACCTGCCGATGGTGTCGCGGATGCTCAAGGTCGGCACCGCCTTTGATCTGCCCTTCCTGCGGGCAATCGGCTCTGCCCCCGGCATCGGCCGCGACCGCTGGATGATGCTGGTCAAGCTGTTCGACGATCCCGCGGCACGGTCCCGGGCAATCACCCGGACGAACCGGCCCGATTTCACGACCTTTGATTCCGACGGCCGGTTCGAGGCCGTTCTGAAACACGCCCAGGACGTGCCGCAGGAGGTCAAACCGGCCCCTGCCCCGCCGAAGTCGCGCCCCCTGCCCGGCAGCAACGGCGCTGAGGTCGCGGGCATCAAGACCACCGCCAAGGGGATCACCCTGACGATCGCCGCCAAGGACGCGCCGGGCTTTGACGCCTGGTTCGACGCCAACGCGGAAGAGATCATGGCAGAGCTTCACGGCCGCTGGCAGCAAGACCAGCCCGAGCAGCCGGAAGACTGA
- a CDS encoding MFS transporter — MLSILKNRTYRHLFLAQIVALTGTGLATVALGLLAFDLAGDRAGLVLGTALTIKMVAYVTVAPIAAAWAEQADRRTMLIGLDLVRMAVAVCLPFVSEVWQVYVLIFVLQSASAGFTPAFQASIPDVLTDEKEYTQALSLSRLAFELESLASPMLAAALLLVVSSGTLFWGTAAGFAGSALLLLTIVLPSPAPKAPRPVWERTTRGIRNYLKTPRLRGLLALNWVVSAIGAMVIVNTVVLVRAGMTLPESSVALALAAFGGGSMLSAMLLPRLLERLPDRTVMLAGAGLGIAAMAILALAAFAAPLTFARLAIGWAVIGVGWSAVLTPSGRLLARSAHAADRPAIFAAQFTLSHACWLLFYPLSAWLMAAWGGAAAMLVLALLAAAGLFAAQRLWPRDSAAPVAHSHPDLPADHPHLRGAAPHAHPIIIDDLHPRYPR; from the coding sequence ATGCTCTCCATCCTGAAGAACCGGACTTACCGGCATCTGTTCCTGGCCCAGATCGTGGCGCTGACCGGCACCGGCCTGGCGACCGTGGCGCTTGGGCTGCTGGCCTTTGACCTGGCGGGCGACCGCGCCGGGCTGGTGCTGGGCACCGCGCTGACGATCAAGATGGTGGCCTATGTCACCGTGGCCCCGATCGCGGCCGCCTGGGCGGAACAGGCGGACCGGCGGACAATGCTGATCGGCTTGGATCTGGTGCGGATGGCGGTGGCGGTTTGCCTGCCGTTCGTCAGCGAGGTCTGGCAGGTCTATGTGCTGATCTTCGTGCTGCAATCCGCCTCTGCCGGGTTCACGCCCGCGTTCCAGGCCTCGATCCCCGATGTGCTGACCGATGAGAAGGAATACACCCAGGCGCTGTCGCTGTCGCGGCTGGCGTTTGAGCTGGAGAGCCTGGCCAGCCCGATGCTGGCCGCGGCGCTGCTGCTGGTGGTCAGTTCCGGCACTCTGTTCTGGGGCACCGCGGCGGGGTTCGCCGGATCGGCGCTGCTGCTGCTGACAATCGTGCTGCCGTCGCCCGCGCCCAAGGCGCCGCGCCCGGTCTGGGAGCGCACGACCCGCGGCATCCGCAATTACCTCAAGACACCGCGGCTGCGCGGGCTTCTGGCGCTGAACTGGGTGGTGTCGGCCATCGGCGCGATGGTGATCGTCAACACGGTGGTGCTGGTGCGTGCGGGCATGACCCTGCCTGAAAGCTCCGTCGCGCTGGCGCTGGCGGCGTTCGGCGGCGGCTCGATGCTGTCGGCCATGCTGCTGCCGCGGCTGCTGGAGCGGCTGCCGGACCGGACCGTGATGCTGGCCGGGGCAGGGCTGGGCATCGCCGCCATGGCCATCCTGGCGCTGGCGGCCTTTGCCGCGCCGCTGACCTTTGCACGGCTGGCAATCGGCTGGGCGGTGATCGGCGTTGGCTGGTCGGCGGTGCTGACGCCCTCGGGGCGGCTGCTGGCGCGCTCGGCCCATGCGGCGGACCGGCCCGCGATCTTTGCCGCGCAGTTCACCCTGTCGCACGCCTGCTGGCTGCTGTTCTATCCGCTGTCGGCCTGGCTGATGGCCGCCTGGGGCGGGGCGGCAGCGATGCTGGTGCTGGCGCTTCTGGCCGCAGCAGGGCTGTTTGCCGCACAGCGCCTGTGGCCCCGCGACAGCGCCGCACCGGTTGCGCACAGCCATCCGGATTTGCCAGCCGACCATCCGCACCTGCGGGGGGCCGCGCCGCACGCGCATCCGATCATCATCGACGATCTGCATCCGCGGTATCCCCGCTAA
- a CDS encoding homospermidine synthase produces MAQEHPIYGRIDGPIVIIGFGSIGKGTLPLIERHFEFDAAKLTVIEPDAAKANFLRQHSINHLQVALTPDNYREVLGGLFAEGKGFCVNLSVDTSSLELMTFMRELGVLYIDTVVEPWAGYYFGTSDNAARTNYALRQAVRDEKARNPGGTTAVSCCGANPGMVSWFVKEALLTLARDTGREVETPASREGWARLMQSLGVKGVHIAERDTQARRVPRARGTFVNTWSVEGFIAEGFQPAELGWGTHETWFPENGHRQDSGCQAAIWLERPGAITRVHTWCPTPGPQFGFLVTHNEAISISDYYTVGAGADPEYRPTCHYAYHPCDDAVLSLHELFGSGQQQERHHILTEDEIIEGIDELGVLLYGHEKNALWFGSRLSNEEARDLAPYQNATGLQVTSAVLAGMVWALENPEAGIVETDEMDHARCLEVQRPYLGPVEAHYTSWTPLQDRWAQFPEDIDESDPWLFRNVLAS; encoded by the coding sequence ATGGCTCAGGAGCATCCCATTTACGGCCGGATCGACGGCCCCATCGTGATCATCGGCTTCGGTTCGATCGGCAAAGGCACGCTGCCCCTGATCGAACGCCATTTCGAATTCGATGCCGCCAAGCTGACGGTGATCGAACCCGACGCCGCCAAGGCGAATTTCCTGCGCCAGCACAGCATCAACCACCTGCAGGTCGCGCTGACGCCGGACAACTACAGGGAGGTGCTGGGCGGCCTGTTTGCCGAGGGCAAGGGGTTTTGCGTAAACCTGTCGGTGGACACCTCGTCGCTTGAGCTCATGACCTTCATGCGGGAGCTGGGCGTGCTGTATATCGACACGGTGGTGGAGCCCTGGGCGGGCTATTATTTCGGCACCTCCGACAATGCGGCCCGCACCAATTACGCGCTGCGCCAGGCGGTCAGGGATGAAAAGGCGCGCAACCCCGGCGGCACCACCGCTGTCAGCTGCTGCGGCGCCAATCCCGGCATGGTCAGCTGGTTCGTCAAGGAGGCGCTGCTGACGCTGGCCCGCGACACCGGCCGCGAGGTTGAGACCCCCGCCAGCCGCGAGGGCTGGGCGCGGCTGATGCAGTCGCTGGGCGTCAAGGGCGTTCACATCGCCGAACGGGATACCCAGGCCCGCCGGGTGCCGCGCGCCCGCGGCACCTTCGTTAATACCTGGTCGGTCGAGGGCTTCATCGCAGAGGGCTTCCAGCCTGCCGAGCTGGGGTGGGGCACCCATGAAACCTGGTTCCCGGAGAACGGCCACCGCCAGGACAGCGGCTGCCAGGCCGCCATCTGGCTGGAACGTCCGGGCGCGATCACCCGGGTGCATACCTGGTGCCCGACGCCGGGGCCGCAGTTCGGCTTTCTGGTCACCCATAACGAGGCGATCTCGATCTCGGACTATTACACCGTCGGAGCGGGGGCTGATCCGGAGTACCGCCCGACCTGCCACTATGCCTATCACCCCTGCGACGACGCGGTGCTGAGCCTGCATGAGCTGTTCGGCTCCGGCCAGCAGCAGGAGCGGCACCACATCCTGACGGAGGATGAGATCATCGAGGGCATCGACGAGCTGGGCGTGCTGCTTTACGGCCATGAAAAGAACGCGCTCTGGTTCGGCTCCCGGCTGTCGAACGAGGAGGCCCGCGACCTGGCGCCCTATCAGAACGCGACCGGGCTGCAGGTCACCTCGGCGGTGCTGGCAGGCATGGTCTGGGCCCTGGAAAACCCCGAAGCGGGGATCGTCGAGACGGACGAGATGGACCACGCCCGCTGTCTTGAGGTGCAGCGCCCGTATCTGGGCCCGGTGGAGGCGCATTACACCAGCTGGACACCGCTGCAGGACCGCTGGGCGCAGTTCCCGGAAGATATCGACGAAAGCGATCCCTGGCTGTTCCGGAACGTGCTGGCGAGCTGA
- the hutI gene encoding imidazolonepropionase — MTGNYVLTDARLATMAGSDTPYGLIEDGAVAVSDGSIVWAGPREKLSADNFPWEQRSQGGRLVTPGLIDCHTHIVFGGNRAMEFEMRLNGASYEEVARAGGGIVSTVSATRTASQEDLVQGALPRLDALIAEGATVVEVKSGYGLDLDTELNMLRAARRLGELRPVTVKTTFLGAHATPGEYKGRDDAYIDQVCIPALRAAHAEGLVDAVDGFCENIAFSPAQIERVFKVAQELGLPVKLHAEQLSHQGGTKLAADYGALSVDHVEYATGDDARAMAAAGSVAVILPGAFYTIRETQAPPIEHFRAHGVPMALATDCNPGSSPLTSLLLTMNMGCTLFRMTPEEALAGVTRNAARALGLADRGQIAAGMRADLAVWDVETPAELAYRIGFNPLYTRIYEGKR; from the coding sequence GTGACAGGGAACTACGTTCTGACAGACGCCCGGCTGGCCACGATGGCCGGTTCAGACACGCCTTATGGCCTGATTGAGGACGGGGCCGTCGCGGTTTCGGACGGCAGCATCGTCTGGGCCGGGCCGCGGGAAAAATTGTCAGCTGACAATTTTCCGTGGGAGCAGCGCAGCCAGGGCGGGCGGCTGGTCACGCCGGGTCTGATCGACTGCCACACCCATATCGTCTTTGGCGGCAACCGCGCGATGGAGTTCGAGATGCGCCTCAATGGGGCGTCTTACGAGGAAGTCGCAAGGGCAGGGGGCGGCATCGTCTCCACCGTGTCGGCCACCCGCACCGCATCGCAGGAGGATCTGGTGCAGGGCGCGCTGCCGCGGCTGGATGCGCTGATCGCCGAGGGCGCAACCGTGGTAGAGGTGAAATCCGGCTACGGGCTGGATCTGGACACCGAACTCAACATGCTGCGCGCCGCCCGCCGTCTGGGGGAATTGCGCCCGGTGACGGTCAAGACCACCTTCCTTGGCGCCCATGCCACGCCGGGCGAGTACAAGGGCCGTGACGATGCCTACATCGATCAGGTCTGCATCCCCGCCCTGCGCGCCGCCCATGCGGAGGGGCTGGTGGATGCGGTTGACGGCTTCTGCGAAAACATCGCGTTTTCCCCTGCGCAGATCGAACGGGTGTTCAAGGTGGCGCAGGAACTGGGCCTGCCGGTGAAACTGCACGCCGAACAGCTGAGCCACCAGGGCGGCACCAAGCTGGCCGCGGACTACGGCGCGTTGTCAGTCGATCATGTGGAATACGCCACCGGGGACGATGCCAGGGCGATGGCCGCCGCGGGCTCCGTCGCGGTGATCCTGCCCGGCGCCTTCTACACCATCCGCGAAACGCAAGCGCCGCCGATTGAACATTTCCGCGCCCACGGCGTGCCGATGGCGCTGGCGACCGACTGCAACCCCGGCTCCTCGCCGCTGACCTCCTTGCTGCTGACCATGAACATGGGCTGCACCCTGTTCCGGATGACCCCGGAGGAGGCGCTGGCAGGCGTCACCCGCAACGCAGCCCGTGCGCTGGGGCTGGCGGACCGGGGACAGATCGCTGCCGGTATGCGCGCCGATCTGGCGGTCTGGGACGTGGAAACGCCGGCTGAGCTCGCCTACCGCATCGGCTTCAACCCGCTTTACACCCGTATCTATGAGGGAAAACGATGA
- the repA gene encoding plasmid partitioning protein RepA: protein MAVALHINQRIRENAENLSAALNSHMLASFAPDARKELRLFSPGEAAEMLGISSSFLRKLHFDGKLPEVHTTPGGRRHYSAADLLEMRKILDASAKTPGTYLRGRREGDKVQVLSFLNFKGGSGKTTSSIHTAQRLALKGYRVLAVDIDPQASLTTLFGYRPEVDFLETGTIYDAIRYDDPLPLRQIIQQTYFTGLDLAPGGLILQEFEHETPQALIHNVQPAFFSRMAAALEEVEADYDVIIFDCPPQLGYLTMSALCASTGVIITVVPNMLDIASMSQFLQMSAELLDVVSNAGAALEFDFLRFLINRYEPNDGPQQQVVAFLRQLFGEEVMVAPMLKSTAISDAGLTQQTVYEVERSQFHRSTYDRAVDSLNQVNDEIESLLQQAWRR from the coding sequence TTGGCAGTAGCACTCCACATCAATCAGCGAATCCGCGAAAACGCGGAGAACCTAAGTGCGGCCCTCAACAGCCATATGCTGGCGAGTTTTGCGCCGGATGCAAGGAAGGAGCTGCGGCTGTTCAGCCCCGGGGAAGCGGCGGAGATGCTGGGCATTTCCTCCAGTTTTCTGCGCAAGCTGCATTTTGACGGAAAACTTCCCGAGGTTCACACCACACCGGGCGGGCGGCGCCATTATTCCGCCGCCGATCTGCTGGAGATGCGCAAGATCCTGGATGCCTCGGCCAAGACGCCGGGCACCTACCTGCGCGGCCGCCGCGAGGGCGACAAGGTGCAGGTGCTGTCCTTCCTGAACTTCAAAGGCGGCTCGGGCAAGACCACCTCGTCCATCCATACCGCGCAGCGGCTGGCGCTCAAGGGCTACCGGGTGCTGGCGGTGGATATCGACCCTCAGGCGTCGCTGACGACGCTTTTCGGCTACCGGCCAGAGGTCGATTTCCTCGAAACAGGGACGATTTACGACGCAATCCGCTATGATGACCCCCTGCCCCTGCGCCAGATCATCCAGCAAACCTATTTCACCGGCCTGGACCTGGCGCCGGGCGGTCTGATCCTGCAGGAATTCGAGCATGAGACGCCGCAGGCGCTGATCCACAACGTGCAGCCCGCGTTCTTTTCGCGCATGGCCGCGGCGCTGGAGGAGGTCGAGGCCGATTACGACGTGATCATCTTCGACTGCCCGCCGCAGCTCGGCTATCTCACCATGTCGGCGCTCTGCGCCTCGACCGGCGTGATCATCACCGTGGTGCCGAACATGCTCGACATCGCGTCTATGTCGCAGTTCCTGCAGATGTCAGCCGAGCTGCTGGACGTGGTGTCCAACGCAGGCGCAGCGCTGGAGTTCGATTTCCTGCGCTTCCTGATCAACCGGTACGAGCCGAACGACGGCCCGCAGCAACAGGTGGTTGCATTCCTGCGGCAATTGTTCGGCGAGGAGGTCATGGTCGCCCCGATGCTGAAATCCACCGCGATTTCCGACGCGGGCCTGACCCAGCAGACGGTCTATGAGGTCGAAAGATCCCAGTTTCACAGGTCAACCTATGACCGTGCGGTCGATTCACTGAATCAAGTTAACGATGAAATAGAATCGCTCCTTCAACAAGCATGGAGGCGTTGA
- a CDS encoding aromatic ring-hydroxylating oxygenase subunit alpha has translation MNKHDPLAAVMAPVNVANGLPNAHYIDPAVFAEEKRSVLFKNWSGIGFGKDVPEPGYAKPVDFLGMPLLIVRDKDGEVGVFQNTCRHRGMILVEKPGKIRGAIRCAYHSWCYGLDGRLVSTPHVGGPGNNKHEDIKLDELGLVRIRSYVWRDVVFVNVDGTAPEFEEAHADLLERWKEFETPVHHGGADSGFKLEVKTNWKLAVENYCESYHLPWVHPGLNSYSRLEDHYNIEVPGKYSGQGTLVYRQLKGENGEVFPDFEGLSSKWDEGGEYTAVYPNVLLGVQRDHAFAIILEPVDTENTVEHIELYYAKTPEETPELDNLRTENAKLWKTVFEEDVFVVEGMQKGRHGELFDGGRFSPAMDGPTHNFHAWVADQVTKGREA, from the coding sequence ATGAACAAGCATGACCCGCTTGCCGCGGTGATGGCTCCGGTCAACGTCGCAAACGGCCTGCCGAACGCCCATTACATCGACCCCGCCGTCTTTGCCGAAGAGAAGCGCTCGGTGCTGTTCAAGAACTGGTCGGGCATCGGCTTTGGCAAGGACGTGCCGGAGCCGGGCTATGCCAAGCCGGTGGATTTCCTTGGTATGCCGCTCTTGATCGTGCGCGACAAGGACGGCGAGGTCGGCGTGTTTCAGAACACCTGCCGCCACCGGGGCATGATCCTGGTCGAGAAGCCCGGCAAGATCCGCGGCGCCATCCGCTGCGCTTATCACAGCTGGTGTTATGGCCTTGATGGCCGCCTGGTCTCCACCCCCCACGTTGGCGGCCCCGGGAACAACAAGCATGAAGATATCAAGCTGGACGAGCTGGGCCTGGTGCGCATCCGCTCGTATGTCTGGCGCGACGTGGTGTTTGTGAACGTCGACGGCACCGCGCCGGAGTTCGAGGAGGCCCATGCCGACCTGCTGGAGCGCTGGAAGGAGTTTGAAACCCCGGTGCATCACGGCGGCGCGGATTCCGGCTTCAAGCTGGAGGTGAAGACCAACTGGAAACTGGCGGTCGAGAACTACTGCGAGAGCTATCACCTGCCCTGGGTGCATCCGGGCCTCAACAGCTATTCCCGGCTGGAGGACCATTACAACATCGAGGTGCCGGGCAAGTATTCCGGCCAGGGCACCCTGGTCTACCGCCAGCTGAAGGGCGAAAACGGCGAGGTGTTCCCCGATTTCGAGGGTCTCAGCAGCAAATGGGACGAGGGCGGCGAGTATACCGCGGTTTATCCGAATGTGCTGTTGGGAGTGCAGCGCGACCATGCATTCGCGATCATTCTGGAGCCGGTCGACACCGAGAACACTGTCGAGCACATCGAACTTTACTACGCCAAAACCCCGGAAGAGACCCCGGAGCTGGACAACCTGCGCACCGAGAATGCGAAGCTGTGGAAGACCGTGTTCGAGGAAGACGTCTTTGTCGTCGAGGGCATGCAGAAGGGCCGCCACGGCGAGCTGTTCGACGGCGGCCGGTTCTCTCCCGCGATGGACGGTCCGACCCATAATTTCCACGCCTGGGTGGCCGATCAGGTGACCAAAGGCCGCGAGGCATGA
- a CDS encoding LysR substrate-binding domain-containing protein: MSRRHYNLPPLTTLAAFEAAARHLSFKNAAQELSVTPGAVSHQVKALEAELQAPLFQRKHRGVELTEEGEALFETLASSFSKISLSLKTIRDRQTGDTVTIGSTSAVASLWLSPSVVRFWRKHPDVNVNQIVNDRPLRSMPDVDFYIRYGRERDSRVEQTELYRDHLVPVGNAELAGKLTGCPLEELAQQRLLHLESDDKSWTTWADWFQQLGYSGPIAPGVRVNNYAVALQAAQDGVGLVLGWQRLLNPLLAGGQLVPIGPHVLAAPHGFHLVGRPDAELSESARLLRNWVIDEIHQGSGELI; encoded by the coding sequence ATGTCGCGCCGCCATTACAACCTGCCGCCGCTCACCACGCTGGCCGCGTTCGAGGCGGCCGCCCGGCATCTGAGCTTCAAGAACGCGGCGCAGGAACTGTCCGTCACCCCCGGCGCGGTCAGCCATCAGGTGAAGGCGCTGGAGGCGGAGCTGCAGGCGCCGCTGTTCCAGCGCAAGCACCGGGGCGTGGAGCTGACGGAGGAGGGGGAGGCGCTGTTTGAAACCCTGGCGTCGTCCTTTTCCAAGATCTCGCTGAGCCTCAAGACCATCCGCGACCGGCAGACCGGGGATACCGTGACCATCGGCTCGACCTCGGCTGTGGCGTCGCTGTGGCTGTCGCCCTCGGTGGTGCGGTTCTGGCGCAAGCATCCGGATGTGAACGTCAACCAGATCGTCAACGACCGGCCCCTGCGCAGTATGCCGGACGTGGATTTCTATATCCGCTACGGGCGCGAGCGGGACAGCCGCGTAGAGCAGACCGAACTCTACCGCGACCATCTGGTGCCGGTCGGCAATGCGGAGCTGGCGGGGAAGCTCACCGGCTGCCCGCTGGAGGAGCTGGCGCAGCAGCGGCTGTTGCATCTGGAGTCCGATGACAAGAGCTGGACCACCTGGGCCGACTGGTTCCAGCAGCTGGGCTATAGCGGCCCCATCGCGCCGGGCGTGCGGGTGAACAATTACGCGGTGGCGCTGCAGGCGGCGCAGGACGGGGTGGGGCTGGTGCTGGGCTGGCAGCGGCTGCTCAATCCCTTGCTGGCGGGCGGCCAGCTGGTGCCGATCGGGCCGCATGTGCTGGCGGCGCCGCACGGGTTCCATCTGGTGGGCCGGCCGGACGCGGAACTGTCGGAATCCGCCCGTTTGCTGCGCAATTGGGTCATTGACGAGATCCATCAGGGATCAGGTGAGCTGATCTAA
- the repC gene encoding plasmid replication protein RepC yields the protein MEKASQIAFGRQDPCGRLAGTHDKWDLLAALTHAAAEFELSHRTLGVLKALLTFFPERALPADPDSAIVFPSNRKLMERLNGMPESTLRRHLAALTRIGIVSRKNSPNRKRYARRSGEDTALAFGFDLSPLARHASQIFDAALEAKARAERLAVMRDRVAVLRQQLLDLADGAAELLDTARKLLRRKPCAAELARMAETLRDEIASRTPEETPQPSRLPAREMSGSTGQNERHIQYSIKKDSDSEAAQAAAPQGPSDGADTAREKAENDNGLTTVLRACPEVQSYYPGGLRSWQDADRIAEKLSPMMGIAMPVLSDARAAMGRRDAATAVMCILEKLGTIRSPGAYLRRLAQKARAGQFSTKPMLDALLQRGAGAKIVS from the coding sequence ATGGAAAAGGCGTCCCAAATCGCATTTGGGCGGCAGGATCCGTGCGGCCGGCTGGCAGGTACTCACGACAAGTGGGACCTTCTGGCTGCGCTGACGCACGCCGCCGCGGAATTCGAACTCAGCCACCGCACCCTTGGGGTGCTGAAGGCCCTGCTCACCTTCTTCCCGGAGCGCGCCCTGCCCGCGGACCCGGACAGCGCCATCGTGTTCCCGTCGAACCGCAAGCTGATGGAGCGCTTGAACGGGATGCCCGAAAGCACCCTGCGCCGCCATCTGGCCGCCCTCACCCGCATTGGCATTGTCAGCCGGAAGAACAGCCCCAACCGCAAGCGCTATGCCCGCCGCAGCGGCGAGGACACGGCGCTGGCCTTCGGCTTCGACCTGTCTCCCCTCGCCCGCCACGCCAGCCAGATCTTTGACGCCGCGCTGGAGGCCAAGGCCCGCGCCGAGCGTTTGGCGGTTATGCGTGACCGGGTGGCCGTGCTGCGCCAGCAGCTGTTGGACCTGGCAGACGGCGCTGCGGAGCTGCTGGACACCGCCCGCAAGCTGCTGCGCCGCAAACCCTGCGCGGCGGAGCTGGCTCGGATGGCTGAAACGCTGCGCGACGAAATTGCCAGCCGGACACCGGAGGAGACGCCGCAGCCTTCCCGGCTGCCTGCACGCGAAATGAGCGGCAGCACCGGCCAGAATGAGCGGCACATACAGTATTCAATAAAAAAAGATTCTGACTCTGAAGCGGCGCAGGCCGCAGCCCCCCAAGGCCCCTCGGACGGTGCAGACACAGCCCGGGAAAAGGCTGAGAATGACAATGGCCTCACCACGGTTCTGCGGGCCTGCCCGGAAGTGCAAAGCTACTACCCCGGCGGATTGCGAAGCTGGCAGGATGCCGACCGGATTGCCGAGAAGCTGTCACCGATGATGGGGATCGCAATGCCCGTGCTGAGCGATGCACGCGCCGCCATGGGCCGCAGGGACGCGGCAACAGCGGTCATGTGCATACTGGAGAAGCTGGGCACCATCCGCAGCCCGGGCGCCTATCTGCGGCGGCTGGCGCAGAAGGCGCGGGCCGGTCAGTTTTCGACCAAGCCGATGCTGGATGCGCTGCTGCAAAGGGGTGCCGGGGCGAAAATTGTCAGCTGA